The genomic window GACGATCACCGGGGCGTCCCCGAAGGGCAACAACGCCTCGAGGACGCGGTCCATGCCCAGGTCGCCCGCCAGCCAGACGGTCCGGGGCGTGTACCCCCGGAGGACCGGCTCATTCTCCGGGAGAAGATGGGCATGCCGATACTGGCCCGGGTCGTTGATGAGCCGGATCGCGCGGGCCGAGAGTGCCTCGTACAGCAGCCGGTACTGGTCCAGCGTCACCATCCAGCCCCGGTATATGGCCAGGATTGGCGTCGCGGCCGCCTCGATCCGCCGGGCGAAGCGATCGGCGCCCTCGCCTCGCACCAGGGCGTCGTGATCGACGAGGAGGGTCGGCAGGCCGAGCGTCTCGACGGCCGCGACCTCGGCCTCGAAGGCCCGGTCCGGACGCGAAGGCTCCAGCGGATCGCGGCAGAAGACGATCGTCGGCGTCATGGGCGTACCGCGTTTCTCGTCAATTCCCGGCGGTTTTCACGGCGAGGTCGAGCACCTTCGCGGGTCCGCCGGAGGCCCCAATGCGGAGCCGGCCCCTGGGGTAATCGTAGGCCCGGCAACTGAAGGAGTAGGCGTCGTCGATGAAGCACTCGATGATCGTCCCCTGGACGAAGGCCGTGACCGCGATCGGCCGCGAGGCATCCAGGCGGATGCGACGGGCGTAGCGAAACCCGGGGCCGCGGATCTCGGCCTCCTGCGAGGCCGGGCGGAGGACCAGATGGTAGCCCCCGGACTCCTGGGGCTGGGCCCGGAAGGTCAGGGCGAGCTCGGCATGCGGATCGACCTGGACGGTCGCCCGCAGCAGGTAATGATCGGGGGCCTCGGAATCGATCGTCGCGTGTCGTCCCGCGGCGGGATCGGCGACGAGCGCAGGGCCGGAATAGGACCAGCCCTCACCGGCCCCGGGCGGCCGATCGAGGAGGGAGAGGGCCGTCTTGCCGTACCGCTCGAGCGCCTCGGGGACAGGCCTGGAGTGCAGCTGGCCCTCGGGCCCGGCCGAGAGCTCCCGGGGCACGCACATGGTCCCGCCCCACTGCTCGGCGCCGTCGTCCCGGCCGCCGGCCAGGTCGCGGAGCCAGCCGACGAGGACGTGCCGCCGGCCGTCGAACATCCGCTTTGCGGCGTAAAGAATCCGCGTATCCAGGGCGGGCGAGACCGGGTCGAGATAAGGGCCCCGGAGGGCCCCGGAGGAGCGAGCGTGGGTGCTCGCCGTCCCGGTCGGCGACATGATCAGATAGTAACGGTCGCCGATCCGGAAGAGGTCCGGGCATTCGGGCGTGCCCATGTCCTTGTAGTCGGAGACCAGCGGCGGCCGGAGCGTCCACGCCGCCAGGTCCGGCGAGGTGGCCACGCCGGTCTTGCCGGTCGAGCAGAAGACCATCCAGAACGCCTTGTCCTCGTCGTTCCACCAGACGTAGGGGTCGCGGAAGTCCCGCCGGCGGCCATTGGGGTAGAGCACGCCATCGGGCCCGAAGACGAACTTCGGATCCTTGGTCCAACGGATCAGGTCGGTGCTCGTGGCGTGGCGGAGGAACTCCTGGCCGGCCGGATTGCGATCGTTCCAGCCCGTGTAGAAGATGTGGAACTTCCCCCCGCCCTGCACGACGCTCCCCGTGAACATGTGCAGACCGTCCGGCCCGTCGGCGGGGCCGTCGGACTTCAGGGCGGTGGGGAGCACCGTCCAGTGGACGAGGTCGGTTGAGACGATGTGCTCCCAGGGCACCTTGCTCAGGGCCCGCAGGTAGAAAACGTGGTACTTGCCGTCGTGATAGAAGGGGATCGTGTCGGCCAGCCGGCCGACCTCGGGGCGGAAGTGGATCGGCGAGGCGACCGGCGTAGGGGGCCGCCGCCGGCGGCCGACCAGCGAGGCGTCCTCGCCGTTGAGCACGAGCCGATCGCCCTCGACGCGGGCGCCGCCGTGTAGCTTGACGTACGGGAAGCGGCCCGTCGTCTCGACCGCCCTGCCGTCGCGGAAGACCCATCGCCCCAGCGGGGGTGGTCCGCCGTCGCGGTCGCCGCCGGGCTCCAGCCGCGCGATCGTCGCGGCGTCGAGCGGGCGGTCGTACAGCCTGGCCTCCGTGACGGTGCCGTGGAAGAAGCCCGCGCCCTCGCCGTCGGCCGCGCTACTGAGGATCCGCAGGCCGATCGTCACGGCCACGTCCTCGCCGTAGGTTTGCTCGTCCTTGAAGTCGTACGACGCGAGCAGCGCCCCGTTGCGGTAGAGCCGGGACTGATGCCCCTGGTGGACGATCGCGAGCTGGAGCCGCTCGTCGGGCCCCGCCGTCTCCTCCGGCCAGCCCGACTGGTCCTGCGGGGTCCTGCGGAAGAAGTCGCTCCCGGGCATCCACTTGCCGGGCGTGATCTCGCCGAAGGTGATCGAGTCGAACCGCTCCGACGGGTCGGTGAGGCCGAACACGCCGCCCCCCCGCTGCTGCCTGTCCCCCAGCGTGGCCCACGCGACCAGCGTCCTGTCCTTCAGGAGCGGGGGCGCGTCGTCGGCCCTGGAGATCGTCGCGAAGGCGACCGCCATCAGGCCCACGCCCATCGCCGCCACCGCGCCTCGCCGCGCGACCTGCCGATGCCCGCTCATGCCGCCTGCCCCTCCCGCCGATGACCGATCCCTGCCCGGCCCGAGACCCGGTGCCTGCCTCGCCGCCCGCCAGTATAGACGGCGGGGCGAGGGGAAAGCTCCAAGCCCCCGCGGCACCCTGGCGGCGCAAGGTGTGTTCCCCCCTTGCGCATCATCAGGCTCCATGCCGAACGCCGGAGGAGTGGCGGAGCATCATCGGCCGACTCCGCGAGCGGGAGCAGCCGTCCGGGAAGACGTCGCTAGCCCGCGCGGTCGGCCAGGCCCATCTGCCCGATGACCGGCTCGACTTGCCAGTCCTGGAGGTGGACGCTCGCCCCTTGGGAGAGGAACTCCACCGTCGCGACGAAATGATCGCAATTCCCGCGTCGGATGACCGTCCCTTGGAGGCCGGTGAGCGGGCCGGACTTGATCCGCACGATCATCCCGGGCTGGACGCTCGGCTCCGAAACCAGGGGGAGCCCGGACGTGAGGAGCTTCCGGAGCCGACGCAGATCGTTCTCCAGGGTGTCCTGATCGAAGACCTCCAGCACGTTGGCCAACCGATTCCCGCGGAGTGCCTCCAGCCGGGCATTCTCGTCGCCCTTCAGGAAGACGTAGCCCGTAAACACCGGGATCACCGACTGGAGCTTACGCCCTCGCGGCGTCCGGCTCTCGCTCACCATGAGGGGCAGGTAAAAGCCCACTTTCGCGCTTCTTAGGTCGCGGGCGACGGCCTTCTCTTGCCTCGGCTTGGTGTGCAGGCACCACCACCGGCTCCCGCCGGATTTTGACCCATCCTCCGGAGCCTGATCCCATAAATTATCGGGATAGAAATCTGGCTCGGCAGCCAAGATAGTCAACGCAATGCCCCCATCCTGCCCATCCTTCGGATGGATGAAGAGATCTGACGGCAAGGCCCCCCCTCTGATGCAGCGAGGGATAATAGGAAATTTATCCGTGGCGATCTCGATTTCAACTCCCCGAGCCCCGGGCGACCAGCCGTCTCATTCGGCATGCCTCACGTCTTGCCACGGTTGCGGGGTCCAGGAAAGCGTTTCCCCAGCTATACCAGGCACCTCCGAGCGGAAGGTTTAGGCTGAGGTTGCGATGGCCGTCAAATCCCTGGCGACGAGACGCGAATTCCGGCAACGAGACGACCCACCGCATGCACGGCGCCCCGTTCGTGACGGTAGAAACGCGATCGCAGCGGAAATTCCTCCCAGCAGACACGTTGGCGTTCAGATCGTCCCCGGCTGCGGGAGCCGACAGGCTACGACCACCGAAATGCCACTCAGCCCGGAGTCGATCGGAATCGGCTCTCCAGAGGATTGAACCGCCCGGCTCGAAGTCTCGGCTGGCAGGCGAGCGACGGCTTATTTGGACAGACTTTGCCGTCCGTGCAGCAGGGTGGGCACGGGCCGGACTGCAAGTCCGGGAGGCCGGCGAAGTTCCCGCAGCTTCTCGGCCCCTCGCGGGGAGGCCAGCGACGATTCTGAGTGAGAATCCATCGAGAGTTAGGTGGAATGGAGCGGAAGGGGATCGAACCCTCAACCTCAGCATTGCGAACGCTGCGCTCTCCCAATTGAGCTACCGCCCCGACGCGTCGGGTCATTCCCCAGTAGATTACCCTCCCGGGGCCGGCCTTGCAAGGTATGATGAGGCGGCTGCGAGGGCGGCCGGGGAAGGGGGGCTTCGAGGGCCCGGGGCCGCATGCCGGACCGCCTCGCGGCGGGATGCTCATCGCATGATCAGACTTCGTCGTACGGCTCGCCTGCTCGTCGTCGCCTCCATCGCCGCGCTTTCGACGGCGCTCGTGCCGGGCCGTGCGGCCGCGCAGGAGGCGCCCTGGGCGTTCGCATCCTGGAAGCCCCTGGGCGACGGGCCGGTCTTCGCGGGGACGGGCGGCGGGACGTGGGACAGCCGCATCCGCGAGCGGGGCTTCATCCTCGTCGGCGACGACGGCGTCTTCCACCTCTGGTACACCGGATACGACGGCCCGAAGCCCGCCACCATGTCCCTCGGGCATGCGACGTCCCGGGACGGATTGAGCTGGACCCGCGACCCGGCCAACCCGGTCTTCTCCGGCTCGTGGACCGAGGACGTCTGCGTCGTCCGCCACGACGGCGGGTACCAGATGTTCGCCGAGGGGAAGGGGGACGTCGCCCACCGGCTGAGCTCGCCGGACGGGATCAAGTGGACCGACCACGGGCCGCTCGACATCCGCAAGGTCGACGGCACCCCGATCCCGCCGGGACCGTACGGCACGCCCACGGGCTGGTTCGAGGACGGCACGTGGTTCCTCCTCTACGAGCGCGGGGATGCCGGCGTCTGGCTGGCCACCTCGGCCGACCTGAAGACCTGGACCAATCGCAAGGACGACCCCGTCCTGGCCTGCGGCCCCGAACCCTACGACCGCGGCGCCGTCGCCGTGAACCAGGTCGTCAAGCGCGACGGCTACTACTACGCCTTCTACCACGCCGCCGACCGCCGGCCCTGGAAGGACTGGACCTCGAACGTCGCCCGCTCCCGCGACCTCATCCATTGGGAGAAGTCCCCGGCCAACCCCATCGTCGAGGACAACTGCTCCAGCCCCGTCCTCGTCTCCACCCCCCGCGGCGACCGGCTCTACACCATGCACCCGGCCGTCCGGGCCTTCGAACCGGCCGGGGACCGTTGACCGTGGGGACCACGGACGGGGGAACGGGGGGAATTTAACCACGGAAAGCACGGAAAACACGGAAGGGGACCGGGAGAGGGACGGCCGCGAGGGGCGGCGCAACCCCACACCAACAAGTCAATTGCATTATTTATTATGACATAAAATGCAATGCAATTATGTTTATTGTATTTGTTGGTTTTAACGATTCTCTTCTTCCGTGTTTTCCGTGCTTTCCGTGGTTGAACTCCCCCCGTCCGTGGTCCCTTTCATGTGGTCATTTGTAGAGCACGCCCACGCGGCGGCGGTAGTCGTCGTAGGTCTCCTCGAAGAGCGTGCGGGCGCGGTCGGGGCCGAGGTGGCAGGCGGCGGTGAGGACCTTGGGGGGGCTGCCGGCGGCGGTGAGGAGGCGGGCGACCTCGGCCTTGATCAGGTTGATGATCGTGCAGCCGGTGATCGTGGAGAGGGGCGAGACGGGGGTCTCGAGGTCGGGGACCCGCACGGCCGAGTCGCCGGCCGGAGCCTTGTGGTCGAGCACGAGGTCGGCGACCTCGTGGAGCTTCTTGCCCGAGGCGTGCTTCGACGACGAGGCCTCGGCGCCGGCGAGCGAGGTCAGGGCGACGACATACATGCCCTTCGCCCTGGCCTCCAGCGCGACGTCGATCGTGACGGCGTTGCAGCCGCTGCTGGAGATGGCCAGGAGGCAGTCGTCCGCGGTGACGGCGAAGTTCCGCCAGAGGACCGGGCCGAAGCCCTGGACGTTCTCCAGGAACATGGCCTGGCGCTGGCCGTTGGCGCCGACGACGGGGTTGTGGAAGGTCATCGACAGCTCGACGATCGGGTGGAAGCCGGGGAACGACCCGTAGCGCGGGAACGTCTCCTCGACGGCCATCCGCGAGTGGCCCGTGCCGAAGACGTGCACGAGCCGGTCCCGGCGGATGGCCGCCGCGAACCGGCCGGCGGCCTCGCGGATCGCCGGGAGCTGCGTGGACTCGATCGCCTGGAGGGCACCGCGGACGGCCGCGAAGTACTGGTCGAACACGCCGACGGCCTCGCGCTGGGCGGGCGCGGGGATCTTCTCGGCGGGGGGCTCCGCCGGCGCCCGGGGCGGGGGCGGCGGCAGGACGGGCGCGGGCCCGGTCGGTGGCGTCTCGGGGTCGGGCGCGTCGCCGTCGCTCATGATCGATCCTGGGTCGTGGGTGGGACCTGGCCCTCGGAGACGCACCAGCCGCCGTCCACGGCGAGGGCCACGCCGGTGACGAACCGCGAGGAGGGCTCGCAGAGGAACAGCGCGGCCTCGGCGCAATCCTCGGCGGAGCCGGGGCCGCCGGCCATGGGCTGCTTGGTCTCCAGGTAGGCGCGGATGGCCGGGTCGCCGACCGCGCGGCCGGCCATCGGGGTCTCGATCAGGCCCGGCTCGATGACGTTCACGCGGATCCGGTCGCGGGCGTACCGCGCGGCCGCGTTCAGCGTCATCGAGCGGATGGCCCCCTTGCTGGCGGCGTAGGCATACGTGCCGAAGAAGTCGGGCGCCGGCGACGAGCCCAGCACCGAGCCCATGTTGAGGACCGCGCCGCGGACGCCCCGGTCGTCGGGCGGCTGGCCGAGCATCCGCCGGACGGCGGCGCGGTTGGTGAGGAAGACGCTCCGCGCGTTGGCCTCCAGGACCGCGGCCCAGCCGTCGTCGGTACACTCGTGGAGCGGCCCGTCGCCGAACCGCCGGCCGCTGATGCCCGCCACGTGGAAGAGGACGTCGAGCCGGCCGCCGAGGAGATCGAGGGCCTCGTCGAACAGCCGCTCCACCTGCGAGGAGTCGGCCGCGTCGCAGGCGACCGCATGGCCCCTGCCGGACGCGGCGGCGAGGGTCGCGCGGGCCTCGCCCAAGGTCTTCGCGGACCGGCCGCAGACGACGACGCGGGCGCCCTCGGCGAGGAACCGCCGGGCGGTCGCCAGGCCGATGCCGCTGGTCCCGCCGACGATCAGGCAGGAGCGGCCTTCCATGCGCGGGGGGCGGCGGTCGCTCACGCGTCCTTGACCTGGAAGATCGCCTCGATCTCGACCGCGATGCCGCCGGGGAGGGAGTTGGTCCCCACGGCGCTGCGGGTCCCCACGCCGGCGTCGCCGAAGACGTCCTTCATGAGGTCGGAATAGCCGTTGATGACCTTGGGCTGGTCGGCGAACTCGGGCGTGCAGTTGACCAGGCCCAGCGACTTCACCAGGTGCGTGACGGTGTCCAGCGAGCCGAGCGTGGCCCGCAGCGTGGACAGGATGGCCAGGCCCACCTGCCTGGCGGCGGCGGCGCCGGCGGCCAGGTCCATGTCCTGGCCGAGTCGGCCCTTGATGAGCGTCCCGTCGGGCTTGAGCGGGCCGTGGCCGGAGACGTACACGAGGTCGCCGATCCGCAGGGCCGTCACGTAGGTCGCCACGGGCTTGGGGGCGGGGGGGAGTTCCAGCTTGAGCTCGGCGACGCGGGCTTCGGCACCCATCGGGGCCTTCCTTTCGGTTCCATTCCTGGCCGGCCCGGCCGGTCGCGGCGGCGACGGCGGGCCAGCTCCTCCGGGGGTCTCCGCGGCGCACCGAGGCCGCCGATGTCGATGGCGCCAAAGCTACCGGGTGACGCCCGGCAAATCAATCTCCGGCCCGGGGCCGGCGGGGCCGGCAAGCGGCGAGCTTGCCACTCCCTCGCCCCGGCGGCGGGGGATATACTGTCCCCCGTGCGATCCGGCGGCGTGCCCCCCGGGCCCGCGGCGTCCGCCGGGCCGCGGGGCCGCCGGATTCCCGGCACATCCCACCCGGCGAGCCCGGACCGATGGCAGAAGGCGACAAGCAACCGGACACCGCGACGCCGAGCTTCCAGCCCGACGGCGAGCCCGCGCTGCCCTTCCTGGTGGCGGGCGTGGGAGCCTCGGCCGGGGGGCTCGAGGCGTACACCGAGCTCCTGGCCGAGCTGCCGGGGGACGCGGGGCTGGCGCTAATCCTCGTCAGCCACCTGGATCCGACGCACAAGAGCGAGCTGGTCCCGCTCCTCTCCCGGGTCAGCCGGATGCCGGTCCACGAGGTGACCGAGGGGATGGCGGTCCGGGTCAACAACGTCTACGTGATCCCGCCGGGTGCAGGGATGACGATGGTGGACGGCCACCTGACCCTCTCGGCGCGGCCGCCCCGCCCGGCGCCGCACATGCCGATCGACCAGTTCTTCCGGTCGCTGGCCGCCATCCAGAAGGACCGCTCGATCGCCATCCTCCTGTCGGGCAACGGGTCCGACGGCGTCATCGCCCTGCAGGCGATCAAGGCCGTGGGGGGGGGTGACCTTCGCCCAGGACGAGGAGAGCGCCAAGTACCAGGGGCTGCCGCGGGCCGCGTCCATGGATGGCAACGTGGACCACGTCCTGCGGCCGCGGGACATCGCCATCCAGCTCCGCAGGCTCGCCGCGCATCCGTACGCCCAGCAGCCGGAGGCGCCCGCCCCGCCCGTCGTCCCGGAACCGGACGGGGACCCGGTCGCGGAGATCATCGCCCTCCTGCGGCAGCGTACGGCCGTCGACTTCGCCCACTACAAGCAGACGACGATACGACGCCGCGTCTTCCGCCGGATGGCGCTGCGGAACCTCCAGGACCTGAGGGAATATGCGGCCCTGCTCCGGGCGGACGACGCGGAGGCCCATCTCCTCTACCAGGACCTCCTGATCCGCGTCACCCAGTTCTTCCGCGACCCGGAGGCGTTCGAGGCCCTCAAGGACAAGGTCTTCCCGGCGATCGTGGACGACCGGCCCCCCTCCAGGGCCGTGCGGCTCTGGGTGGCTGGGTGCGCCACCGGCGAGGAGGTGTACTCGCTGGCGATCAGCCTGATGGAATACCTCGAGGGCCGGCGCGAGAACCTGGCGGTCAAAATCCTGGCCACCGACCTGAACGAGACGGCGCTGGAGCGGGCGCGGGCCGGGGTCTACCTGGACAACATCGAGGTCGACGTCACCCCGACGCGGCTGCGGCGGTTCTTCGTCCGCAGCGAGGGGCACTACCAGATCAGCAAGATGATCCGCGAGATGTGCATCTTCTCGCGGCACAACATGAGCAGCGACCCGCCATTCAGCCGGGTGGACCTGGTGAGCTGCCGGAACGTGCTGATCTACATGGACGCCGCGCTCCAGAAGCGGGTCTTCCCGCTGCTGCACTACGCGCTCAACCCGGGCGGCTTCCTCTTCCTGGGCTCGTCGGAGAACGTGAGCACCTACAGCGACCTGTTCGAGCCGGTGGACGCCCGCCATCGGATCTTCGCCCGCCGCCAGACCGCCGCCGCCCTGCCGATGGACTTCAACGCCCCGTTCGCCGCCGGGACGCTGGTCCGACTCCCGGAGCGGAATGAGCTGGGCCAGATCTGGAACGCGCTGGACGTCCAGCGGGAGGCCGACCGGGTCCTCCTGAGCCGCTACGCCCCGGTGGGCGTGGTGGTGGACGAGGCGATGACGGTGATCCAGTTCCGGGGGAGGACGGCCCCGTACCTGGAGCCGGCGCCGGGGATCGCCAGCCTGGACCTCTTCCGGATGCTCCGCGAGGGCCTGCTGGCGGACGTCCGCGCGGCGACCGCCCAGGCGAAGGCCGAGAACTCCGTGGTCGCCCGGGAAGGGCTGCGCATCACCGAGGGGGGCGCGGATCGCAACGTCCGCGTCGAGGTCGTGCCCTTCAAGGTCCCCCCCGCGGGCGTCCGCTTCTTCCTCGTGCTGTTCCAGGAGAATGACGCGGGGGCCCGGCCGGCCCCGCCGCCGGCGGCCGCCCAGGCGACGGACGAGCAGGTGGCCCGGCTCCAGCAGGAGATCGCGGCCCTCCGCGAATACCTGCAGTCGGTCATCGAGGAGCAGGAGAGCACCAACGAGGAGCTGAAGTCGGCCAACGAGGAGATCCTCTCCGCCAACGAGGAGCTCCAGTCCACCAACGAGGAGCTGCAGACGGCCAAGGAGGAGGCCCAGTCGGCCAACGAGGAGCTGGCGACGGTCAACGAGGAGCTGCGCAGCCGCAACGTCGAGCTCGCGCGGGTGAACGCCGACGTGCTCAACCTGCTCTCCGGGGTGAATATCCCGATCGTGATGGTCGGCCGCGACCTGCGGCTGCGTCGATTCACGCCCATGGCCGAGAAGCTGTTCAACCTCATCCCCTTCGACGTCGGCCGGCCGATGAGCGACATCCGGCCGAACCTGCTCGGCGTCGATCTCCCCGCGCGGGTGGCCGGGGTCATCGACTCCCTCGTCCCTTACGAGGGGGAGGTGCAGGGGAAGGACGGCCGCTGGTACTCGCTGCGAGTCCGGCCGTACGTCACGCTGGACAGCAAGATCGACGGCGCGTCGATCGTCCTGGTGGACATCGACTCCATCCGACGCTCGCCCGGCACGCCGAATCCGCCCGCGACGCCGGCCGGGCCGGCCGCGGAAGGAGAGGGGACGCCGATTGGGGGGCAGGCCGAGGCCGACGATCGGGCCGGCCCCTAGCCGCCCTGGGCGCGGGGCGGATGGCCGCCGCGCGGACACGGCATGCGATCTGCTCCAACAATCCCGGGGGAGAAAGGGGCGCGAGCACGATGGCGAGGCGGGATATCATCGTGGTCGGCGCCTCCGCGGGGGGCGTGGAGGCGCTCAAGGAGCTCGTCGCCGGGTTGCCGGCGGGGTTCCCGGCCAGCCTCTTCGTCGTCTGCCACTTCCCGGCGGGGGCCCGCAGCGTGCTGCCGCGAATCCTCAGCCGTTCCGGGTCGCTGCTCGCCACCCACGCGGCGGACGGCGAGGAGTTCAACCCGGGGCAGGTCTACGTCGCCCCGCCGAACTTCCACATGCTGCTCGCCCCGGGAAGCCGCATCCGGCTGAGCCGCGGCGCCCGCGAAAACCACCACCGGCCGGCCATCGATCCCCTCTTCCGCTCGGCGGCGCGTCACTACGGGGCCCGGGTCATCGCGCTCGTCCTGTCCGGCGCTCTCCATGACGGCACCGCCGGGCTCATGGCGGTCCGCGCGGCGGGCGGAGTCTCCCTGGTCCAGGACCCCGCGGACGCCGTGATCGCCTCCATGCCCGAGAACGCGATACGGCTCGCCAGGGTCGATCACGTGATCAAGCTGGCGGAGCTGGCGCCCCGGCTGGTGGAGCTCGTCCAACGAAACGACGCCCCGGATCAGGTTGCGAAGGCCATGGACCCCATCGAACGGATGAACGAGATCGCCGCGCGAGACATGCTCCGGCAGGCCAACGACGGCAGGCGCGGCGAGGTCTCGGTGCTGACGTGCCCGGAGTGCGGCGGGACGCTCTGGCAGGTGGACGAGGCGGGCATCCTGCGCTTCCGCTGCCACGTCGGCCACGCGTACAACGGGGAGCTGCTGCTGTCGGAGCAGTCCGAGGCCCTGGAGGCCGCCCTCTGGACGGCCGTCCGGACCTTCAAGGAGAAGTGGGTCCTGGCCAGCCAGTTCGCCAACCACCAGCGGGCCGGGGGGGATTTCGAGGTGGCCGCCCGTTACGACGAGCAGGCCAAGCAAGCGGCCGAGTTCGGCGACCTGATCGAACGCCACCTGCTCGTCGGCTCGCCGACGGGCGGCGTGCCTCCGGACGGCTCGCCTGGCACGAGGGCCAAGGGCTAGGCGGCCCGGCGGAGGCGGCCATGGACGCGGAACCAGGGGATCGGCTTGACGAGAGCCCGGGGGATGCGGGGGAAGGGCCGCACGGGGTCCGCCGCCGGCGGCTCGTGGAGTTCGCCTCCGAAGGCCATCTGAGGACCGACGGCCAGGGGATCGTCCTCGAGGCCAACCAGGTGGCCTGCATGATCCTCGATTGCCCCAAGGAGTTTCTCCTGGGCAAGCCGCTGGGCCTCTTCGTGGCCCAAAGCCACCGCAGCCGCTTCTACCAGGGCCTCGCCGGCCTCCACAGGAACGCCGATTGGGATGAATTCGAAGTCCTCCTGGGGAAGGGGCCACGGCTCGCGATCGTGCGGGCGATGAGCCTGCCGCCGGAGGAGGGCGAGCCGGGGGATTTCCAGTGGGTCCTCAAGGACGTCACCGAACGACGGCAGGCGGAGGCGATCCGGGGAGACCTGATGCGGCGGCTCGTGCGGGCGCAGGAGGACGAGCGCCGGCGGATCGCCCGCGAGTTGCACGACTCCCTGGGCCAGCTCCTCACCGCCTTGCTCCTGGAGGTCCGGGCGGTCCGCGACGCCGGGCCCCTGACGGACGGCGCGGCCGAGCGGCTGGACAGGGTGCGGGGGCTCGCCGAGGAGATCAACCGGGCGGCCCACGAACTGGCCGTGCGGCTGAGGCCCACGGCCCTCGACGACCTGGGCCTCCAGGCCGCGTCCCGCGCGCACCTGGAAGAGTGGTCGGCCCGCACCGGCGTCCCGGCCCAGTTCCAGGCGTTCGGGATGGAAGGATGCCGCTTCCCGCCGGATGTGGAGACGGCCCTCTATCGGGTGCTCCAGGAGGCCCTGACCAACGTGGCCAAGTACGCCGAGGCCCGCCGGGTCGCCGTCGTGATCGAGCACCAGGGGGGCCGGGTGATCCTGGCCGTCGAGGATGACGGGGCGGGATTCGACACGGACGAGGCTTCCGCCAGGGGGCGGCTCGGCCTGCTCGGGATGCGCGAGCGGATGGCCCTGCTGGGCGGCACCCTGGAGCTCGAATCCAGGCCCGGGGCCGGGACCACCGTGATCGCCCGTGTCTCCACCAATCCCGTCGTCGCGGCGGCCCAGGCCTAGGGAGGAAATCCGCGGCCCCGGAACCCGGCCGAGATGCGACCGAGAAAGCAAAGCGCCGGGATCATGCAACCCGCCCCATGGGGCGTCCCTTCCGCAGCTCCCATACCGGCCGCCCGCTCGCCAGTCGCGGGACACATCCCATGCTTCCCGGTCGGGGAAACCCGCCGCCATTTCTCCACGTCTCCCGATACCGGCCAGTTCGCCAGCCCGTGATACTGATCCCATCAATTCGTTTCACCTTGGGGGAAAGGTGATGCATGGATCAGCGAATCGGTCGCCCGGTGAGCCACGCGTGCTCGTCGTGGATGACGACAGGGATACGGCCGAGACCACGGCCTGGCTGCTGCGGCTCCGCGGCTTCGA from Aquisphaera giovannonii includes these protein-coding regions:
- a CDS encoding RidA family protein, encoding MGAEARVAELKLELPPAPKPVATYVTALRIGDLVYVSGHGPLKPDGTLIKGRLGQDMDLAAGAAAARQVGLAILSTLRATLGSLDTVTHLVKSLGLVNCTPEFADQPKVINGYSDLMKDVFGDAGVGTRSAVGTNSLPGGIAVEIEAIFQVKDA
- a CDS encoding family 43 glycosylhydrolase; its protein translation is MSGHRQVARRGAVAAMGVGLMAVAFATISRADDAPPLLKDRTLVAWATLGDRQQRGGGVFGLTDPSERFDSITFGEITPGKWMPGSDFFRRTPQDQSGWPEETAGPDERLQLAIVHQGHQSRLYRNGALLASYDFKDEQTYGEDVAVTIGLRILSSAADGEGAGFFHGTVTEARLYDRPLDAATIARLEPGGDRDGGPPPLGRWVFRDGRAVETTGRFPYVKLHGGARVEGDRLVLNGEDASLVGRRRRPPTPVASPIHFRPEVGRLADTIPFYHDGKYHVFYLRALSKVPWEHIVSTDLVHWTVLPTALKSDGPADGPDGLHMFTGSVVQGGGKFHIFYTGWNDRNPAGQEFLRHATSTDLIRWTKDPKFVFGPDGVLYPNGRRRDFRDPYVWWNDEDKAFWMVFCSTGKTGVATSPDLAAWTLRPPLVSDYKDMGTPECPDLFRIGDRYYLIMSPTGTASTHARSSGALRGPYLDPVSPALDTRILYAAKRMFDGRRHVLVGWLRDLAGGRDDGAEQWGGTMCVPRELSAGPEGQLHSRPVPEALERYGKTALSLLDRPPGAGEGWSYSGPALVADPAAGRHATIDSEAPDHYLLRATVQVDPHAELALTFRAQPQESGGYHLVLRPASQEAEIRGPGFRYARRIRLDASRPIAVTAFVQGTIIECFIDDAYSFSCRAYDYPRGRLRIGASGGPAKVLDLAVKTAGN
- the nusG gene encoding transcription termination/antitermination protein NusG, with the protein product MPSDLFIHPKDGQDGGIALTILAAEPDFYPDNLWDQAPEDGSKSGGSRWWCLHTKPRQEKAVARDLRSAKVGFYLPLMVSESRTPRGRKLQSVIPVFTGYVFLKGDENARLEALRGNRLANVLEVFDQDTLENDLRRLRKLLTSGLPLVSEPSVQPGMIVRIKSGPLTGLQGTVIRRGNCDHFVATVEFLSQGASVHLQDWQVEPVIGQMGLADRAG
- a CDS encoding SDR family NAD(P)-dependent oxidoreductase, whose amino-acid sequence is MSDRRPPRMEGRSCLIVGGTSGIGLATARRFLAEGARVVVCGRSAKTLGEARATLAAASGRGHAVACDAADSSQVERLFDEALDLLGGRLDVLFHVAGISGRRFGDGPLHECTDDGWAAVLEANARSVFLTNRAAVRRMLGQPPDDRGVRGAVLNMGSVLGSSPAPDFFGTYAYAASKGAIRSMTLNAAARYARDRIRVNVIEPGLIETPMAGRAVGDPAIRAYLETKQPMAGGPGSAEDCAEAALFLCEPSSRFVTGVALAVDGGWCVSEGQVPPTTQDRS
- a CDS encoding glycoside hydrolase family protein — protein: MIRLRRTARLLVVASIAALSTALVPGRAAAQEAPWAFASWKPLGDGPVFAGTGGGTWDSRIRERGFILVGDDGVFHLWYTGYDGPKPATMSLGHATSRDGLSWTRDPANPVFSGSWTEDVCVVRHDGGYQMFAEGKGDVAHRLSSPDGIKWTDHGPLDIRKVDGTPIPPGPYGTPTGWFEDGTWFLLYERGDAGVWLATSADLKTWTNRKDDPVLACGPEPYDRGAVAVNQVVKRDGYYYAFYHAADRRPWKDWTSNVARSRDLIHWEKSPANPIVEDNCSSPVLVSTPRGDRLYTMHPAVRAFEPAGDR
- a CDS encoding sugar isomerase domain-containing protein — translated: MSDGDAPDPETPPTGPAPVLPPPPPRAPAEPPAEKIPAPAQREAVGVFDQYFAAVRGALQAIESTQLPAIREAAGRFAAAIRRDRLVHVFGTGHSRMAVEETFPRYGSFPGFHPIVELSMTFHNPVVGANGQRQAMFLENVQGFGPVLWRNFAVTADDCLLAISSSGCNAVTIDVALEARAKGMYVVALTSLAGAEASSSKHASGKKLHEVADLVLDHKAPAGDSAVRVPDLETPVSPLSTITGCTIINLIKAEVARLLTAAGSPPKVLTAACHLGPDRARTLFEETYDDYRRRVGVLYK